The Coriobacteriia bacterium nucleotide sequence CTCCGGACTACGAGACGGTGCTGGCTCTCAGCATGATGCGCTCCGGCGGCATCCACGAGCTTCGCATGGAGGGTCTGGAGTTCTCGGCGGGCGACATCCGCAACCCGGATTACGCTGCGCCTCCCGAGGACTTCGCCGAGGGCCCGAGCGAGAACTAGCATCACATGACTGCAACCGCGCTGGCGTCCACGATCCTAACCTTCACGGCGATCGTGGGCGTCGGTGCGCTGCTTCGCGCGACCGGCGTCCTTCGGCGCGAGCACGCGAAGCCCATCAACGCCGTCATCATCTACGTCGGCCTTCCTGCCTACATCTTCCGAGCGGTTCATGGCGCCGCGCTGCGCACGGACCTGCTCGGAGTGGTCGCGGTCGCCTGGCTTGTCTTCGGGGTGATGCTGGCGCTCGGTTGGCTCGGCGCCCGGCTCCTTAAGCTTCCACGGGAGGTCGCTGGGGGCTTCATCGTCGCAACCGCACTGGGAAACACCGGCTACATCGGCTATCCCATCACGGCCGCCTTGCTGGGTACGGAGCATCTGACGGAGGCGATCTTCTACGACGTCTTCGGGACGGTGTTCGCGCTGGCGCTCGTAGGCCTGCTGGTCGCGCAACGATTCGGAACCAACGACGAGGCGCGCATCAACCCGCTTCGCGAGCTGGTGACCTTCCCCGCTGTCATCGCACTTGCGGCCGCGCTTCTGCTGCGCACCGTGCCGATTCCGAGCCCGGTAATGGATGGGTTAGGACTGCTCGCCAACATGGTGGCACCGCTCATCATGATCTCCGTGGGCGTCTCGCTTCGTTGGCGAACCATCGGTCGTCAGGCACTTCCGCTTGCAACGCTCACTGGCCTGCGCTTGCTGGCAGCGCCCGTGATCGGGCTGGCCCTTGGGCTGGTCTTGCTTGGGCCCGGCGTGCCGTTGCAGGTGGCCGTGCTGGAGGCGGGGATGCCGGCGATGATGCTCACATTGGTGGTAGGCGAGCGGTTTGGGCTCGACACCGATTTCATCGCGTCGGCGATCTTCGTGACTACCGCTGCCTCAGCACTCACGCTGCCGCTGGTGCAGCTCCTAGCGTTTCGCTAGCTGGTCAACTGCCGACGTGCCCGAGGGGGACGTGGCATGCGGCTACTCGAAGCACTCACGGAGCTGGTCTATCCCACACGCTGCGCGGGATGCGAGCTTCCCGGCGCCGTCCTGTGCGATACCTGCCGAGACACCCTTCCGCGCATAGACGGTCTCGGCGCCTGTCCTCGCTGCGGAGCGCCGTACGGCCACCTCGTGTGCACGGAGTGCTGGAGTCGCGAGTGGGCGTTCTCGGCTGCACTGTCGCTGGGCGAGTTCGAGTCGCAACTCGCACGCGCGGTCGTGCTGCACAAGGACGCGGGCGAGCAGCGCCTCGGCGCGGTTCTGGGCTCGCTACTCGCCGAGCAGGTCGCGTCCGCCTGGCCGGGATGGGCCGAGTCGGTCACATTCATACCGGCTACGCGCGCGGCGCTGCGGCGACGCGGTTTCGACCACGGCCGGGCGATCGCCACACACGTCGCCGAGCAACTCGGCCTGCCGCTCTCAGACG carries:
- a CDS encoding AEC family transporter, with the translated sequence MTATALASTILTFTAIVGVGALLRATGVLRREHAKPINAVIIYVGLPAYIFRAVHGAALRTDLLGVVAVAWLVFGVMLALGWLGARLLKLPREVAGGFIVATALGNTGYIGYPITAALLGTEHLTEAIFYDVFGTVFALALVGLLVAQRFGTNDEARINPLRELVTFPAVIALAAALLLRTVPIPSPVMDGLGLLANMVAPLIMISVGVSLRWRTIGRQALPLATLTGLRLLAAPVIGLALGLVLLGPGVPLQVAVLEAGMPAMMLTLVVGERFGLDTDFIASAIFVTTAASALTLPLVQLLAFR
- a CDS encoding ComF family protein gives rise to the protein MRLLEALTELVYPTRCAGCELPGAVLCDTCRDTLPRIDGLGACPRCGAPYGHLVCTECWSREWAFSAALSLGEFESQLARAVVLHKDAGEQRLGAVLGSLLAEQVASAWPGWAESVTFIPATRAALRRRGFDHGRAIATHVAEQLGLPLSDALVRASAVDQRTLGRVERARNAAGSFSADVAVSGNVLLCDDVFTTGSTLDAAADVLLGSGAEEVRCATVARAW